One part of the Dermacentor andersoni chromosome 2, qqDerAnde1_hic_scaffold, whole genome shotgun sequence genome encodes these proteins:
- the Tasp1 gene encoding threonine aspartase 1 — MEAVVAVHVGAGFHAPEKLPDYRRVCAAACRRAVGVLERSDGSALEAVAAAVAVLEDDPLTNAGFGSNLTACGRVECDASVMDGRTLGFGAVGALPRVGNPVLVAEALCRAQQAGPLSLGRTPPCFLVGEGALRWAREHVLPNVERMPEALVSTHTRRRYVKLKRRLDRCATEEALVRKSPLGPVTPKREVDDEPWTAKLDTADESSTDTSSKGCSSSDSSDPPQLDTVGAVCMDRQGNVAAAVSSGGIWLKHTGRVGQAAVYGCGCWAENADGDGGCAVAVSSSGCGEHLIRSALVRQCAQTLRRSNDDGPVVTLDTCFRRGFLQSPFLNDTNERLAGILALRWDPQCGSGDLLWAHTTRSMCYGYMLTGGSRPTFDCSQMPDTMVAGSKVMLGGMPLGTRRFDEADL; from the coding sequence ATGGAAGCCGTGGTGGCCGTCCACGTTGGCGCTGGCTTCCATGCGCCGGAGAAACTGCCCGACTACCGGCGAGTGTGTGCCGCAGCCTGCCGCCGCGCCGTGGGTGTGCTGGAGCGCTCAGACGGTAGCGCGCTCGAGGCggtggcggccgccgtggccgtgctcgAAGACGACCCACTGACCAACGCTGGTTTCGGCTCCAACCTGACGGCTTGCGGTCGTGTCGAGTGCGACGCCTCCGTAATGGACGGTCGCACGCTGGGATTCGGCGCAGTAGGCGCGCTGCCGCGTGTAGGCAACCCGGTGCTCGTGGCCGAGGCGCTGTGCCGCGCGCAGCAGGCCGGCCCGCTGTCGCTGGGCCGCACGCCGCCTTGTTTCCTGGTGGGAGAAGGAGCGCTGCGGTGGGCGCGCGAACACGTGCTGCCCAACGTGGAGCGCATGCCCGAGGCCCTGGTGTCCACCCACACGCGTAGACGCTACGTCAAGCTCAAGCGCAGGCTCGACCGCTGCGCAACCGAGGAAGCGTTGGTGCGCAAGAGCCCCTTAGGTCCCGTGACGCCAAAGCGCGAGGTCGACGACGAGCCGTGGACTGCCAAGTTGGACACGGCGGACGAGAGCTCAACGGACACCTCGTCCAAGGGCTGTTCCAGCTCGGACAGCAGCGATCCGCCTCAATTGGACACGGTGGGCGCTGTTTGCATGGACCGGCAGGGTAACGTGGCTGCCGCCGTGTCCAGCGGTGGTATCTGGCTCAAGCACACCGGCCGCGTAGGCCAGGCGGCCGTCTATGGCTGCGGCTGCTGGGCAGAGAACGCGGACGGCGACGGTGGCTGCGCTGTGGCAGTTTCTAGTTCGGGTTGCGGGGAGCACCTGATCCGCAGTGCACTGGTGCGGCAGTGCGCGCAGACGCTCAGGCGTTCGAATGACGACGGACCCGTTGTGACGCTAGACACTTGCTTCCGGAGGGGCTTTCTGCAGTCGCCATTCCTGAACGATACGAATGAACGGCTAGCTGGAATCCTGGCCCTTCGCTGGGACCCTCAGTGTGGCAGTGGCGATTTGCTGTGGGCCCACACGACGCGCTCCATGTGTTACGGGTACATGCTGACGGGTGGGAGCAGACCCACTTTTGACTGCTCACAAATGCCAGACACCATGGTCGCTGGGTCCAAGGTAATGCTCGGTGGAATGCCTCTCGGAACTCGGCGCTTTGATGAAGCAGATTTGTGA